In Myxocyprinus asiaticus isolate MX2 ecotype Aquarium Trade chromosome 32, UBuf_Myxa_2, whole genome shotgun sequence, one genomic interval encodes:
- the sgca gene encoding alpha-sarcoglycan — translation MTQNKMADKGNWALAITACVASLLVVQADIITEAPVGQLFVYELHREVFQSEFEPFHKIFGHVYNDPMVFKCNKERFPDLPRWLRFTQRDPYDNGFLYGMPLLQDKGRNIIEIFVVNKRSYDTFKERLVINVGPAVKQMPYQAEFFIELREIEKVLPPGVQEEIKLDIQNLWGTDRLDFVNITSALDRGGRVPLPLPGYFEGVYVKLGSDQPFSKCMQRLQTVEHQRECAAGGKIKGDCHTCTNPANCITWCKSVLFDLSKPVPPAPVPTVGSEILEWGGEFNPPESPPERDFFPDYIVTVIIPFALALILCLLLAYIMCCRREGVLKRNVKTAELQLYHHHTIQGNANELRRMAGRDRLTVDPPRQCLQPLLMAEQAMAEC, via the exons ATGACTCAAAACAAGATGGCAGACAAGGGGAACTGGGCTTTGGCAATCACAG CTTGTGTAGCCAGTTTGCTGGTGGTCCAGGCAGACATTATAACAGAAGCTCCAGTGGGCCAGCTGTTTGTCTATGAGCTACACAGAGAAGTTTTCCAGAGTGAATTTGAGCCTTTCCATAAAATCTTTG GTCATGTTTATaatgatcccatggtgtttaaatGCAACAAGGAGCGATTTCCAGATCTGCCCCGGTGGCTCCGCTTTACCCAGAGAGACCCCTATGACAACGGCTTCCTGTATGGAATGCCACTGCTGCAGGACAAGGGCAGAAACATTATAGAG ATTTTTGTGGTCAACAAACGCAGCTATGACACGTTTAAAGAGAGGCTGGTGATAAATGTGGGTCCTGCAG TAAAGCAAATGCCATACCAGGCTGAGTTCTTCATAGAGTTGAGAGAAATTGAGAAAGTGCTGCCCCCTGGTGTTCAGGAGGAGATCAAACTGGATATTCAGAATCTGTGGGGAACAGACAGGCTCGATTTTGTCAACATTACCTCTGCTCTGGACAGGGGTGGTCGTGTTCCCCTTCCTCTACCAGGATATTTTGAGGG tgtgtATGTTAAACTGGGTTCAGACCAGCCCTTTTCCAAATGTATGCAAAGACTTCAGACGGTGGAGCATCAGAGAGAGTGTGCAGCTGGAGGGAAGATCAAAGGAGACTGCCACACATGCACAAACCCAGCCAACTGCATCACCTGGTGCAAATCTGTTTTG TTTGATCTGTCCAAGCCTGTTCCACCTGCCCCGGTTCCAACTGTGGGTTCAGAGATCCTTGAGTGGGGTGGAGAATTCAACCCTCCAGAGTCTCCACCTGAGAGAGATTTCTTCCCAGACTACATTGTCACAGTCATCATTCCCTTTGCTCTCGCTCTGATCTTGTGTCTCCTCCTGGCCTACATTATGTGCTGCCGGAGAGAAGGAGT TCTGAAACGAAATGTCAAGACCGCTGA GCTCCAGCTGTACCATCACCACACCATCCAGGGTAACGCCAACGAGCTGCGGAGAATGGCTGGGCGTGACAGGCTCACTGTGGACCCCCCTCGCCAGTGCTTACAGCCCCTCCTCATGGCGGAACAGGCAATGGCAGAGTGCTGA